A part of Sinorhizobium chiapasense genomic DNA contains:
- a CDS encoding CobW family GTP-binding protein, with product MTETSTQKPIPVTVLTGYLGAGKTTLLNRILSENHGRKYAVIVNEFGEIGIDNDLIVESDEEIYEMNNGCVCCTVRGDLIRVVEGLMRRPGRFDAIIVETTGLADPVPVAQTFFMDDDVRAKTELDAVVALVDAKHLPLRLKDSREAEDQIAFADVVLLNKTDLVTPEELERIEATVRVINPSARIYRTQRSEIDLTKVLDQGAFNLEKALENDPHFLDQDEHDDHVCGPDCDHDHHHHHDHHDHDHGHDHHHHHDRGPSPIHDVTVQSISLRGGEMNPDRFFPWIQKITQTDGPNILRLKGIIAFAGDAERYVVQGVHMIIEGDHQRAWKDGEKRETRLVFIGRDLDREKLERTFKACEVQA from the coding sequence ATGACCGAAACATCCACGCAGAAGCCGATCCCCGTCACCGTGCTCACGGGTTATCTCGGTGCCGGCAAGACGACGCTCCTCAACCGCATTCTCAGCGAAAACCACGGCCGCAAATACGCGGTTATCGTCAACGAGTTCGGCGAGATCGGCATCGACAACGACCTGATCGTCGAGTCCGACGAGGAAATCTACGAGATGAACAATGGCTGCGTCTGCTGCACCGTGCGCGGCGACCTGATCCGTGTCGTCGAGGGACTGATGCGCCGGCCGGGCCGTTTCGATGCGATCATCGTCGAGACCACCGGCCTTGCCGATCCGGTGCCGGTTGCGCAGACGTTCTTCATGGACGACGACGTGCGCGCCAAGACCGAGCTCGATGCCGTGGTCGCACTGGTCGATGCCAAGCACCTGCCGCTGCGCCTCAAGGACAGCCGCGAAGCCGAGGACCAGATCGCCTTCGCCGATGTCGTGCTCCTGAACAAGACCGATCTCGTGACGCCGGAAGAGCTGGAGCGGATCGAGGCAACGGTGCGCGTCATCAATCCGTCCGCTCGCATCTACCGCACGCAGCGCTCCGAGATCGACCTGACGAAGGTGCTCGACCAGGGTGCATTCAATCTCGAAAAGGCGCTCGAAAACGATCCGCACTTCCTCGATCAGGATGAGCACGACGATCATGTCTGCGGTCCCGATTGCGATCACGACCACCACCATCATCACGACCATCATGACCACGACCATGGTCACGATCACCACCATCACCACGACCGTGGGCCGTCACCCATCCATGACGTGACCGTGCAGTCGATCTCACTGCGCGGCGGCGAGATGAACCCCGACCGCTTCTTCCCGTGGATCCAGAAGATCACCCAGACCGATGGTCCGAATATCTTGCGGCTGAAGGGCATCATTGCTTTCGCCGGGGATGCCGAGCGTTACGTGGTCCAGGGCGTGCACATGATCATCGAGGGCGACCACCAGCGCGCCTGGAAGGACGGCGAGAAGCGCGAGACCCGGCTCGTCTTCATCGGCCGTGATCTCGACCGCGAGAAGCTCGAGCGCACCTTCAAGGCCTGCGAGGTCCAGGCATGA
- a CDS encoding WD40 repeat domain-containing protein: protein MPTVAPLDLEGHVVGVAFLKDTPFFAEASGTVHHLDHGHKTIEAHDGLLSLDHDEASDSLLTGGEDGKVMRISADGSMSLVAEAPRKWISQVAAGPQGAVAYAYGKTTHVRLADGTTKDFPEERTVEGIAFAPKGLRIAVARYNGVSMHWVAIAGQPADLEWKGAHTGVTFSPDGRFVVTSMQENALHGWKLDAKAGAEARHMRMTGYPAKVKSLSWSAKGKWLASSGAPAAIVWPFQGKDGPMGKAPLELGTRGNIMVTTVACHPAEDIVAIGYEDGMILAARFADSKEVLLRRPGKGAITAMAWSKNGRQLAFGSAAGDCGVVDLAG from the coding sequence ATGCCGACAGTCGCTCCGCTCGACCTCGAAGGCCACGTCGTCGGCGTGGCCTTCCTCAAGGACACACCCTTCTTCGCCGAAGCCTCCGGCACCGTCCATCACCTCGATCACGGTCACAAGACCATTGAAGCCCATGATGGCCTGCTCTCGCTCGACCATGACGAGGCGAGCGACAGCCTGCTGACCGGCGGCGAGGACGGCAAGGTGATGCGCATCTCCGCCGACGGCAGCATGAGCCTCGTCGCAGAAGCGCCGCGCAAATGGATATCGCAGGTCGCGGCCGGCCCTCAGGGCGCGGTCGCCTACGCCTATGGCAAGACGACCCATGTTCGCCTGGCGGACGGCACGACAAAGGACTTTCCCGAAGAGCGCACCGTCGAGGGCATAGCCTTCGCCCCCAAGGGCCTGCGTATCGCCGTTGCCCGCTACAATGGCGTGTCCATGCATTGGGTGGCGATCGCCGGCCAGCCGGCCGATCTCGAATGGAAGGGCGCCCATACCGGCGTCACCTTTTCCCCGGACGGCCGTTTCGTCGTCACCTCCATGCAGGAAAACGCGCTGCATGGATGGAAGCTCGATGCTAAAGCGGGGGCCGAAGCGCGCCACATGCGCATGACCGGCTATCCGGCCAAAGTGAAGTCGCTGTCCTGGTCGGCCAAGGGCAAGTGGCTCGCCTCTTCCGGCGCACCGGCGGCGATCGTCTGGCCGTTCCAGGGTAAGGACGGACCGATGGGCAAGGCCCCGCTGGAGCTCGGCACGCGCGGCAACATCATGGTGACGACCGTCGCCTGCCATCCGGCCGAAGACATCGTCGCCATCGGCTACGAGGACGGCATGATCCTCGCGGCCCGCTTCGCCGACAGCAAGGAAGTGCTGCTGCGCCGACCCGGCAAGGGTGCGATCACCGCCATGGCCTGGAGCAAGAACGGCCGCCAGCTCGCCTTCGGGTCGGCGGCCGGCGATTGCGGCGTCGTGGATCTTGCTGGGTAG
- a CDS encoding LysE family translocator, protein MSDVTILAFALVAFIGIATPGPTVLLALTNGSRYGVKRATAGMIGAVLSDFVLIGAVALGLGALLAASEFWFTVVKWLGAAYLAFLGIMLLRSRGTLEIAADSKSPAGAATARTIFLKSFLVAVTNPKGYLFFSAFLPQFIVPALPQTPQYTVLALVFASIDLMVMFGYALVGSQAVRFLKRSGAIWLDRLCGGALLALAGSLALYRRAAN, encoded by the coding sequence ATGAGCGATGTCACCATTCTTGCATTCGCACTCGTCGCTTTCATCGGCATCGCGACTCCGGGTCCGACCGTGCTTCTCGCGCTTACCAATGGCTCGCGCTATGGCGTGAAACGGGCGACGGCAGGCATGATCGGCGCCGTCCTGTCGGATTTCGTGCTGATCGGTGCCGTGGCGCTCGGCCTCGGCGCGCTCCTGGCTGCGTCTGAGTTCTGGTTCACGGTCGTCAAATGGCTGGGTGCAGCCTATCTCGCTTTCCTGGGCATCATGCTGCTGCGCTCGCGCGGCACGCTGGAAATTGCCGCCGACAGCAAGAGCCCAGCCGGCGCCGCCACGGCACGCACGATCTTCCTCAAGAGTTTCCTCGTCGCGGTCACCAATCCCAAAGGCTATCTGTTTTTCTCCGCCTTCCTGCCGCAATTCATCGTGCCGGCCTTGCCGCAGACGCCGCAATATACCGTCCTGGCCCTCGTGTTCGCATCGATCGACCTGATGGTGATGTTCGGCTACGCCCTGGTCGGTTCGCAGGCGGTCCGTTTCCTCAAACGTTCCGGAGCGATCTGGCTCGATCGGCTGTGCGGTGGCGCCCTGTTGGCGCTGGCAGGATCGCTCGCACTCTATCGACGGGCCGCCAACTGA
- a CDS encoding VOC family protein: MIGYTMVGTTDLRRAERFYDPLMALIGQERCYCDEQVASWGRRDDDRAPRFFACYPFDGNKASIGNGTMTAFLVERADVIERMFEIALEQGGRSEGTPGFRPQYGDGFYAAYVRDPDGNKLAFVCYDAKKPLTPDA, encoded by the coding sequence ATGATCGGGTACACGATGGTCGGAACGACGGATCTGAGGCGGGCCGAGCGATTCTACGATCCGCTGATGGCCCTGATCGGCCAGGAGCGCTGCTATTGCGACGAACAGGTTGCCTCCTGGGGCCGGCGGGATGACGACAGGGCTCCGCGCTTCTTCGCGTGTTACCCTTTCGACGGCAACAAAGCCTCGATCGGCAACGGAACGATGACGGCCTTTCTCGTTGAACGCGCGGACGTTATCGAGCGGATGTTCGAAATCGCCCTTGAACAGGGCGGTCGGAGCGAAGGGACACCCGGCTTCCGCCCGCAGTATGGCGATGGCTTTTACGCAGCCTACGTGCGTGATCCGGACGGAAACAAGCTTGCCTTCGTTTGTTACGACGCGAAGAAGCCGCTCACGCCCGACGCGTGA
- a CDS encoding GNAT family N-acetyltransferase translates to MAAVVDAMRAFFAPSTFVIDSENPGDVVARENLLDRAMGPDRRRKSSEKLRRGRVPAEGLALVARDEDGHVIGTVRLWNVEAGVDPEGHGVPALLLGPLAVDPAHEGRGIGGMLMRAAIQEAKSRGHGAILLVGDAAYYERFGFFAERAQHLVMPGPFERNRFLALELRGGWLDGAAGMLVASGRKLALPPLKRAA, encoded by the coding sequence ATGGCCGCTGTTGTTGATGCCATGCGCGCGTTCTTCGCGCCGTCCACCTTTGTGATCGACTCCGAAAACCCCGGCGATGTCGTCGCGCGTGAAAACCTGCTCGACCGTGCCATGGGTCCGGATCGCCGGCGCAAGTCGTCGGAAAAGCTGCGTCGCGGCCGCGTACCGGCCGAGGGCCTTGCCCTTGTCGCGCGTGACGAGGACGGTCACGTGATCGGCACGGTGCGCCTCTGGAATGTCGAGGCGGGTGTCGACCCGGAGGGCCATGGCGTGCCGGCGCTTCTTCTCGGCCCGCTTGCCGTCGACCCGGCGCATGAGGGCAGGGGCATCGGCGGCATGCTGATGCGTGCGGCAATTCAGGAGGCCAAGAGTCGCGGCCACGGGGCGATTCTGCTCGTCGGCGACGCTGCCTACTACGAGCGGTTCGGCTTCTTCGCCGAGCGGGCACAGCATCTCGTCATGCCGGGACCGTTCGAGCGCAACCGTTTCCTGGCGCTCGAGCTCAGGGGCGGCTGGCTCGATGGCGCCGCCGGAATGCTGGTGGCGAGCGGCCGCAAGCTGGCCCTGCCGCCGCTCAAGCGCGCCGCGTAA
- the odc2 gene encoding ornithine/lysine decarboxylase produces MTTARIIDFLNTRRPEGPCLVVDLDVVRDNFRAFRHALPDSSIYYAVKANPAPEILRLLAGLGSNFDCASVAEIEMALDAGATAQRISFGNTIKKERDIARAYALGVSLFAVDSHEEVEKVARAAPGARVFCRVLTDGEGAEWPLSRKFGCVPQMAVDVLVYAHQLGLVSYGVSFHVGSQMTKLDAWDSALADAKRVFVQLAKQGIELKMVNMGGGFPTKYLRDVPSAEAYGQAIFGALKKHFGNNIPETIIEPGRGMVGNAGVIKAEVVLVSKKSDNDNHRWVFLDIGKFGGLAETMDEAIRYPIRTARDGDAMEPCVLAGPTCDSADVLYEKNMYPLPISLTIGDEVLIEGTGAYTTTYSAVAFNGFEPLKAYVI; encoded by the coding sequence ATGACCACTGCACGCATCATCGACTTCCTGAACACCCGACGACCCGAAGGCCCGTGCCTCGTTGTCGACCTCGACGTCGTGCGCGACAATTTCAGGGCCTTCCGCCACGCGCTGCCCGACAGCTCGATCTATTATGCCGTCAAGGCCAACCCGGCGCCGGAAATCCTGCGCCTTCTCGCCGGTCTCGGTTCCAACTTCGATTGCGCGTCCGTCGCCGAAATCGAAATGGCGCTTGATGCCGGTGCGACCGCCCAACGCATTTCTTTTGGCAACACCATCAAGAAGGAGCGCGATATTGCCCGTGCTTATGCGCTGGGCGTGTCCCTTTTCGCGGTCGACAGCCATGAGGAAGTCGAGAAGGTCGCGCGTGCCGCTCCCGGCGCCCGCGTCTTCTGCCGCGTCCTGACGGATGGCGAAGGCGCGGAATGGCCGCTGTCGCGCAAGTTCGGCTGCGTACCGCAGATGGCGGTCGACGTGCTCGTCTACGCGCATCAGCTCGGCCTCGTCTCCTACGGCGTGTCGTTCCACGTCGGCTCGCAGATGACGAAGCTCGATGCCTGGGATTCGGCACTTGCCGATGCCAAGCGCGTCTTCGTGCAGCTCGCCAAGCAGGGCATCGAGCTCAAGATGGTCAACATGGGCGGTGGCTTCCCGACAAAGTACCTGAGGGACGTTCCGTCGGCGGAAGCTTACGGCCAGGCGATCTTCGGGGCGCTGAAGAAGCACTTCGGCAACAACATCCCGGAGACGATCATCGAGCCGGGTCGCGGCATGGTCGGCAATGCGGGCGTGATCAAGGCGGAAGTCGTGCTCGTCTCGAAGAAGTCGGACAACGACAACCACCGCTGGGTCTTCCTCGACATCGGCAAGTTCGGCGGTCTCGCCGAAACGATGGACGAGGCGATCCGCTACCCGATCCGCACCGCGCGTGACGGCGATGCGATGGAGCCCTGCGTGCTTGCCGGCCCGACCTGCGACTCGGCCGACGTGCTCTACGAGAAGAACATGTATCCGCTGCCGATCTCGCTGACGATCGGCGACGAGGTTCTGATCGAAGGCACGGGCGCCTACACGACGACCTACTCGGCCGTCGCCTTTAACGGCTTCGAGCCGCTGAAGGCCTATGTGATCTGA
- a CDS encoding LysR family transcriptional regulator, with amino-acid sequence MDTLTRIRAFIDVVDAEGFSAAARRIGKSKALLSKYVRELEDELGALLLNRTTRQFSLTEAGHTYYRTASEILKEIDNLADLVRANNSDLRGRLRITVPRTFVDADIGQSLIDFGKLHPELSLEIVSDDRFIDLVEEGFDVAIRITRLEDSTLIARKLDDFQVLLCASPDFVEKVGPLKHPTELSKISCILDTNGRSYSNWRFVEADGSPFTVPVGGPIEVNSPLASARAAVTGLGIAPVPDFIARPKIQSGELVTLFDDFLPKDRGIYAIYPHRRYLPAKVRTFVDFLHGWFRSR; translated from the coding sequence ATGGACACCTTGACCCGTATCCGTGCCTTCATCGACGTCGTGGACGCGGAAGGCTTTTCAGCCGCCGCCCGGCGCATCGGAAAATCCAAGGCGCTTCTGTCGAAATATGTGCGTGAACTGGAAGACGAGCTCGGCGCCCTCCTGCTCAACCGCACGACCCGGCAGTTCTCGCTGACCGAAGCCGGCCACACCTATTATCGCACGGCCTCGGAGATCCTGAAGGAGATCGACAACCTCGCCGATCTCGTGCGCGCCAACAATTCCGACCTGCGTGGCCGGCTGCGCATCACCGTGCCGCGGACATTCGTGGATGCCGATATCGGCCAGTCGCTGATCGACTTCGGCAAGCTGCATCCCGAATTGTCGCTCGAAATCGTCTCTGACGACCGCTTCATCGACCTAGTGGAAGAAGGTTTCGACGTGGCGATCCGCATCACGCGGCTCGAGGATTCGACGCTGATCGCGCGCAAGCTCGATGACTTCCAGGTGCTGCTCTGCGCCTCGCCGGACTTCGTGGAGAAGGTCGGCCCGCTCAAGCATCCGACCGAGCTTTCGAAAATCTCCTGCATTCTCGACACCAACGGCCGATCCTATTCGAACTGGCGCTTCGTCGAGGCGGATGGTTCTCCCTTCACGGTCCCGGTCGGCGGACCGATCGAAGTCAACAGTCCGCTTGCGTCTGCGCGCGCCGCCGTGACCGGTCTCGGGATTGCCCCGGTGCCGGATTTCATCGCCCGGCCGAAGATCCAGTCCGGTGAGTTGGTGACGTTGTTCGATGACTTTCTGCCCAAGGACCGCGGCATCTACGCGATCTACCCGCATCGGCGCTATCTGCCGGCCAAGGTGCGCACCTTCGTCGATTTCCTTCACGGCTGGTTCCGCTCGCGGTGA
- a CDS encoding DUF1007 family protein, protein MRTKCLAIAGLATLFAPALAVAHPHIFAEARLEIVSDDKGEIGELRNVWRFDELFSASVVLDFDKNSNATLDPDELKEVGQTVLESLSEYNYYTTILDNGKSVKVNKPDSITVDYKDNQLLMIFAVKPAEAMPLKGKLSFGVYDPTMYTAMDFPTDNDLLVVGEKIEACEHKVVRPDPDEVLAENKDTLTDAFWNDPTGTDMSKLFATRIEVTC, encoded by the coding sequence ATGAGAACAAAGTGCCTCGCCATCGCCGGCCTTGCCACGCTTTTCGCGCCCGCATTGGCTGTCGCGCATCCGCACATTTTCGCCGAAGCGCGGTTGGAGATCGTTTCCGACGACAAGGGCGAGATCGGCGAACTGCGCAACGTCTGGCGCTTCGACGAGCTGTTTTCCGCAAGCGTCGTACTCGACTTCGACAAGAACTCGAACGCGACCCTCGACCCGGACGAGCTCAAGGAGGTCGGCCAGACGGTTCTCGAATCTCTTTCGGAATACAATTACTACACGACGATTCTCGACAACGGGAAATCCGTGAAGGTGAACAAGCCCGACAGCATTACCGTCGACTACAAGGACAACCAGCTCCTGATGATCTTCGCGGTGAAGCCGGCAGAAGCGATGCCGCTCAAGGGCAAACTCTCCTTCGGCGTCTACGATCCGACGATGTACACGGCGATGGACTTCCCGACCGACAACGATCTCTTGGTCGTCGGCGAGAAGATCGAGGCCTGCGAGCATAAGGTGGTCAGGCCCGATCCCGACGAAGTGCTCGCAGAAAACAAGGACACCCTGACCGACGCCTTCTGGAACGACCCGACCGGCACCGACATGTCGAAGCTCTTTGCAACGAGGATCGAGGTCACATGCTGA
- a CDS encoding nickel/cobalt transporter, with product MLNARRIGGPLAAALLLAALSATAAAAQSPLGIGTAEPSVQTTGFLGGFFAWVNTEQQGFYRMLTGTLKGMRENPWQLWSLIGLSFAYGVFHAAGPGHGKAVISSYMIANETELRRGVVLSFLSSILQGVVAILLIGAVYLLLRGSSISMTDATHSLEVASYALIAAFGGWLVFRKLRSMGRPAPASTVDAHTGHGHHHDHHDHDGHHHHHAHASGEVCATCGHAHAPDPAMLKGDRFALSEAWSAVVAVGLRPCSGALIVLSFALLNGLYLGGVLSVFAMSIGTAITVSILATMAVTAKSFALRYASSGSAAARISNGIEIAGAAMVLVLGLVLLGAALQG from the coding sequence ATGCTGAACGCACGCAGGATTGGCGGACCGCTAGCGGCTGCGCTTTTGCTGGCGGCCCTTTCCGCAACAGCGGCCGCGGCCCAGTCGCCGCTCGGCATCGGCACCGCCGAACCGTCGGTCCAGACGACGGGTTTCCTCGGCGGTTTCTTTGCCTGGGTGAACACGGAGCAGCAGGGCTTCTACCGGATGCTGACCGGCACGCTCAAGGGCATGCGCGAGAACCCGTGGCAGCTCTGGTCGCTGATCGGCCTCTCCTTCGCCTATGGCGTGTTCCACGCGGCGGGTCCCGGACATGGCAAGGCAGTCATTTCCTCCTACATGATCGCCAACGAGACGGAACTTCGCCGCGGCGTCGTTCTCTCCTTTCTCTCGTCGATCCTGCAAGGCGTAGTGGCGATCCTCCTGATCGGCGCCGTCTATCTCCTGTTGCGCGGCTCATCGATCAGCATGACCGACGCCACCCACTCGCTTGAGGTCGCAAGCTACGCGCTGATCGCGGCGTTCGGAGGCTGGCTGGTCTTTCGCAAGCTGCGCTCGATGGGGCGCCCGGCTCCTGCCTCAACCGTCGACGCGCACACGGGGCACGGCCACCACCACGATCATCATGACCATGACGGTCACCACCATCATCACGCCCACGCTTCCGGCGAGGTCTGCGCGACCTGCGGGCATGCCCATGCGCCGGACCCGGCCATGCTGAAGGGGGATCGTTTTGCGCTGAGCGAAGCCTGGTCCGCCGTCGTCGCCGTCGGCCTGCGTCCCTGCTCCGGCGCCTTGATCGTGCTCTCCTTCGCGCTTTTGAACGGACTCTATCTCGGTGGAGTTCTCTCGGTCTTCGCCATGTCGATCGGCACGGCGATCACGGTTTCCATCCTCGCCACCATGGCCGTCACCGCCAAGAGTTTCGCGCTCCGCTACGCCTCGAGCGGTTCGGCTGCCGCACGCATTTCCAACGGCATCGAGATCGCCGGTGCCGCGATGGTGCTGGTGCTTGGACTTGTGCTGCTGGGGGCTGCACTGCAGGGATAG
- a CDS encoding GNAT family N-acetyltransferase, whose product MRDLSNWKGCPAPRPVFIEGRNVRLEPYDRAQHLKALWDDAFGGLAINPLLKYFTQDDFSGIEAFDAWLTAAQEKSGWVTEVFRDKSTGKVVGMANYMRADPANGVVEVGAVAHGPLMARSTLSTEAQYLMARHVFEDLGYRRYEWKCHSENQPSRTTAARLGFTFEGIFRQHMISKHANRDTAWFSIIDSEWPLIKAAFEAWLSPENFYGDGRQKRCLKDIRADMKARSELESA is encoded by the coding sequence ATGCGCGATCTTTCCAACTGGAAGGGATGTCCGGCCCCGCGGCCGGTTTTCATCGAGGGCCGAAACGTTCGGCTGGAACCCTATGACCGTGCCCAGCACCTGAAGGCGCTCTGGGACGACGCCTTCGGCGGCTTGGCCATCAACCCGCTGCTGAAGTATTTCACCCAGGACGACTTTTCCGGCATCGAAGCATTCGACGCGTGGCTGACGGCGGCGCAGGAGAAATCCGGCTGGGTCACCGAAGTGTTCCGCGACAAGTCGACCGGCAAGGTCGTCGGCATGGCGAACTATATGCGCGCGGACCCCGCCAACGGCGTCGTGGAAGTCGGCGCCGTTGCGCACGGCCCTCTGATGGCGCGCTCGACGCTGTCGACGGAGGCGCAATACCTGATGGCTCGGCATGTTTTCGAGGACCTCGGCTATCGCCGATACGAATGGAAATGCCACAGCGAGAACCAACCGAGCCGCACCACGGCGGCGCGCCTAGGTTTCACGTTCGAAGGCATTTTCCGCCAGCATATGATTTCGAAGCACGCCAACCGCGATACCGCCTGGTTCTCGATCATCGACAGCGAGTGGCCGCTCATCAAGGCTGCATTCGAAGCCTGGCTGTCGCCCGAGAACTTCTACGGCGATGGCAGGCAGAAGCGGTGCCTCAAGGATATTCGCGCCGACATGAAGGCAAGGAGCGAACTTGAATCCGCCTGA
- a CDS encoding tellurite resistance TerB family protein — MFDAKKLLDQFLGSQVPGAGGTVRDRADQVTKLAKDNPLATGAIAAVLLGTKSGRQLAGNAAVLGGLAAIAGLGYQAYKNYQAGKAPAAEPAAQSTPELLPPPSDSGFTAPAAVSNDFALILVRAMIAASRADGHIDETERGHIMDKLSVSGLSADAAAFLEAELANPVDLDAIVAAATTEEQRVEIYTASRLAIEPESRAERGYLDLLAGRLGLPDALVDHIEATVSGAKIPA, encoded by the coding sequence ATGTTCGACGCGAAGAAGTTGCTGGATCAGTTCTTGGGTTCGCAGGTGCCGGGTGCCGGCGGCACGGTCCGCGACCGGGCCGACCAGGTGACGAAGCTCGCCAAAGACAATCCGCTTGCCACAGGCGCCATTGCGGCGGTTCTTCTCGGAACGAAGTCCGGCCGTCAGCTCGCGGGCAATGCGGCCGTGCTCGGCGGCCTCGCTGCGATCGCGGGGCTTGGCTATCAAGCTTACAAGAACTATCAGGCCGGCAAGGCGCCGGCCGCCGAACCGGCCGCGCAGTCGACGCCGGAACTCTTGCCGCCGCCGTCCGACTCCGGCTTCACGGCACCGGCAGCGGTGAGCAACGATTTTGCCCTGATCCTGGTGCGTGCCATGATCGCCGCTTCGCGTGCCGACGGCCATATCGACGAGACCGAGCGCGGCCACATCATGGACAAGCTGTCGGTTTCCGGCCTCTCGGCCGACGCGGCGGCCTTCCTCGAAGCGGAACTCGCCAATCCGGTCGATCTCGATGCGATCGTCGCCGCCGCCACGACGGAGGAGCAGCGCGTGGAGATCTACACCGCGTCGCGCCTCGCGATCGAACCGGAGAGCCGGGCAGAACGCGGCTATCTCGACCTGCTCGCCGGCCGTCTCGGGCTTCCCGACGCGCTCGTCGATCACATCGAGGCGACGGTTTCGGGGGCCAAAATCCCGGCCTGA
- a CDS encoding 2-dehydro-3-deoxy-phosphogluconate aldolase: protein MSAKTDKLLSILKLQPVVPVLVIDDAATAVPLARALVAGGLKAIEITLRTQAALDAIRAVATEVEGAVAGAGTILNAGQFEQAVEAGSQFIVSPGTTQELIEVANDHDVPLLPGAATASEVMGLREEGYQVMKFFPAEQAGGAAYLKSLSSPLAGTLFCPTGGISLGNARDYLSLPNVVCVGGSWVAPKELVAKGDWAGITKLAAEAYALKG from the coding sequence ATGAGCGCGAAAACCGACAAGCTTCTCTCCATCCTCAAGCTGCAACCGGTGGTTCCGGTGCTGGTCATCGACGATGCGGCGACCGCCGTGCCGTTGGCGCGGGCACTCGTCGCCGGCGGTTTGAAGGCGATCGAGATCACGCTGCGCACCCAGGCGGCGCTGGATGCGATCCGCGCGGTTGCCACCGAGGTCGAGGGCGCCGTCGCCGGTGCCGGCACGATCCTCAATGCCGGCCAGTTCGAGCAGGCGGTCGAGGCAGGATCGCAGTTCATCGTTAGCCCCGGCACGACCCAGGAATTGATCGAAGTTGCCAATGACCACGACGTGCCGCTGCTGCCGGGGGCGGCGACGGCGAGCGAAGTGATGGGGCTGCGCGAGGAAGGCTATCAGGTCATGAAGTTCTTTCCGGCCGAGCAGGCGGGCGGTGCCGCCTATCTGAAGTCGCTTTCCTCGCCGCTCGCCGGCACCCTGTTCTGCCCGACCGGCGGCATCTCGCTTGGCAATGCGCGTGACTACCTGTCGCTGCCGAACGTCGTCTGTGTCGGTGGCTCCTGGGTGGCGCCGAAGGAACTGGTGGCGAAGGGAGATTGGGCTGGCATCACGAAACTTGCCGCAGAAGCGTACGCTCTGAAGGGGTGA
- a CDS encoding CYTH domain-containing protein: MAKEIERKFLVASSGWQEHADKGIRLQQAYIVTMEDRSVRVRIHGNKWARLTIKIGKSALVRNEYEYDLPMDDARELLTQAVGIVIEKRRYRVPHKGFTWEVDVYEGALAGLVVAEVEMKRETDLPALPQWLGREITGDRRYSNQALATEGLLEAQS, translated from the coding sequence ATGGCGAAGGAGATAGAGCGTAAGTTTCTCGTCGCTTCCAGCGGCTGGCAGGAGCACGCAGACAAGGGCATAAGACTGCAACAAGCATACATCGTCACCATGGAAGACCGCTCCGTCCGTGTGCGAATCCATGGCAACAAATGGGCGCGCCTGACCATCAAGATCGGCAAGTCGGCGCTGGTCCGCAACGAATACGAATACGATCTGCCCATGGACGACGCCCGCGAACTGCTGACCCAGGCGGTCGGCATCGTTATCGAAAAGCGCCGCTATCGCGTGCCGCACAAGGGTTTTACCTGGGAAGTCGACGTCTACGAAGGGGCGCTCGCGGGACTTGTCGTCGCCGAGGTCGAGATGAAGCGGGAAACGGATCTGCCCGCGCTGCCGCAGTGGCTGGGGCGCGAGATTACCGGAGACCGCCGCTATTCCAACCAGGCGCTTGCTACAGAGGGGCTGCTGGAAGCGCAATCATGA